One genomic region from Lycorma delicatula isolate Av1 chromosome 1, ASM4794821v1, whole genome shotgun sequence encodes:
- the LOC142318175 gene encoding uncharacterized protein LOC142318175, translating to MCPSASTATAVVQQEVPLAGFKARVRIMLRKLLLEEGLHPGHPLVAGYTTLLDKGTAHAELTQTMSQHSGTMSESEVRDLRIACFKGTDLIYSVACKPATSIDDT from the coding sequence ATGTGTCCTTCAGCATCAACAGCAACTGCAGTGGTACAGCAGGAGGTTCCATTAGCCGGTTTTAAAGCTCGTGTACGTATAATGCTTAGAAAATTACTACTGGAAGAAGGATTGCATCCAGGTCATCCATTGGTCGCCGGATATACCACTTTATTGGATAAAGGTACCGCGCATGCAGAACTTACACAAACCATGTCGCAACACAGCGGTACAATGTCTGAATCGGAAGTACGTGATCTACGCATAGCTTGCTTCAAAGGGACTGATCTCATTTATTCTGTAGCTTGTAAACCAGCTACTTCAATCGATGATACGtag